A genome region from Methylobacterium sp. FF17 includes the following:
- a CDS encoding amidohydrolase/deacetylase family metallohydrolase — MDEGRYDMLLRGGRVICPANGIDGIKDVAIRDGRIAAVADSIIPSAATEVVNVTGKLVLPGMIDTHGHVYQYVTGRFGLPPDMVGVRSGVTTVIDQGGASCMTLPGFRHFVAEQAETRIYAFLSAYLVGGLEGHFYPNLYSPDGVDIDATVKSATENRDLVRGIKGHAEIGGFARWGIKVMEMAAEISRRSDLPLYVHFGQLWGLPESGANGEDANTIMERVIPLLRPGDFLAHPFTRHPGGFINEEGVVHPIIRAAMDAGLRVDVGHGSHFSYRVARASLPAGVVPYTLGADMHGYNTEVPRPAGTPDEHHDDENHPFLGQARFSLTQAMSSMMALGLSLEEVVPMVTKHPAEMLGLSDRIGALTPGFAADVSVLHDHRGRFLLRDNEDTQVIAQRLLQPAFCLRAGKRFDADSPILPSAIAA; from the coding sequence ATGGACGAGGGACGCTACGACATGCTGCTGCGCGGCGGGCGGGTCATCTGCCCGGCCAATGGCATCGACGGCATCAAGGATGTCGCCATCCGCGACGGACGGATCGCCGCCGTTGCGGACAGCATCATCCCGTCGGCCGCCACGGAGGTGGTGAACGTCACCGGCAAGCTGGTCCTGCCGGGCATGATCGACACGCATGGGCACGTCTACCAGTACGTCACCGGCCGGTTCGGCCTGCCGCCCGACATGGTCGGCGTGCGCTCGGGCGTGACCACGGTGATCGACCAGGGCGGCGCCTCCTGCATGACCCTGCCGGGCTTCCGCCACTTCGTCGCCGAGCAGGCCGAGACCCGGATCTACGCCTTCCTGTCGGCCTACCTCGTGGGGGGCCTGGAGGGGCACTTCTATCCCAATCTCTACAGCCCGGACGGGGTCGACATCGATGCGACGGTGAAGTCGGCGACCGAGAACCGCGACCTCGTGCGCGGCATCAAGGGCCATGCCGAGATCGGCGGCTTCGCCCGCTGGGGCATCAAGGTCATGGAAATGGCGGCCGAGATCAGCCGCCGGTCCGACCTGCCGCTCTACGTGCATTTCGGCCAGCTCTGGGGCCTGCCCGAGAGCGGCGCCAACGGCGAGGACGCCAACACCATCATGGAGCGGGTGATCCCGCTGCTGCGCCCCGGGGACTTCCTCGCGCACCCGTTCACCCGCCATCCGGGTGGCTTCATCAACGAGGAAGGCGTTGTCCACCCGATCATCCGGGCGGCGATGGATGCCGGCCTGCGGGTAGATGTCGGCCACGGCAGCCACTTCTCCTACCGGGTCGCCCGCGCCTCCCTGCCGGCCGGCGTCGTGCCCTACACGCTGGGCGCCGACATGCACGGCTACAACACCGAGGTGCCGCGCCCGGCGGGCACGCCCGACGAGCATCACGACGACGAGAACCACCCCTTCCTCGGGCAGGCCCGCTTCAGCCTGACCCAGGCGATGAGCTCGATGATGGCCCTCGGCCTCAGCCTCGAAGAGGTCGTGCCTATGGTGACGAAGCATCCGGCCGAGATGCTCGGCCTGTCCGATCGGATCGGCGCCCTGACGCCCGGCTTCGCCGCCGACGTCTCGGTGCTGCACGACCATCGCGGCCGCTTCCTTCTGCGCGACAACGAGGACACCCAGGTCATCGCCCAGCGCCTGCTGCAGCCGGCCTTCTGCCTGCGCGCCGGCAAGCGCTTCGACGCCGACTCGCCGATCCTGCCCAGCGCCATCGCGGCCTGA
- a CDS encoding alpha/beta hydrolase, with protein MRADPSPLPPDPRHDWSRLDRAARDAAYDNNAAVPDAAAQAAARNAASAAYRAAHSGALDIPYAPAPRTAFDLYPAENSAAPCLVFIHGGYWQRNSRDLFACFAEGPAAAGWSVAMPGHTLAPEASLTRIVEEIGLALDWLAENGPAHGIAGPLVLAGWSAGAHLAAMQLHHPAVVAGLAISGVYELGPIRDTGLNGALSLTDAEVATLSPLRLPVVGKPLAIAYGSAERPALVHDARDFHALRSARHAPGPLVPVAGAEHFSILNELRRPGGVLVRAAIDLIDGREA; from the coding sequence ATGAGGGCCGATCCGTCCCCGCTGCCGCCCGACCCCCGGCACGACTGGTCACGTCTGGACCGAGCGGCGCGCGACGCCGCCTACGACAACAACGCGGCGGTACCCGATGCCGCCGCCCAGGCGGCCGCGCGCAACGCGGCCTCCGCCGCCTACCGGGCCGCGCATTCGGGCGCCCTCGACATCCCGTATGCGCCCGCACCCCGCACGGCCTTCGACCTCTATCCGGCGGAAAACTCGGCCGCGCCCTGCCTCGTCTTCATCCATGGCGGCTACTGGCAGCGCAATTCCCGCGACCTGTTCGCCTGCTTCGCCGAAGGGCCCGCCGCTGCCGGCTGGTCCGTGGCGATGCCGGGCCATACGCTCGCACCCGAGGCGAGCCTGACTCGGATCGTCGAGGAGATCGGCCTCGCCCTGGACTGGCTGGCCGAGAACGGGCCGGCCCACGGGATCGCCGGTCCCCTCGTGCTCGCCGGCTGGTCGGCAGGCGCGCATCTCGCGGCGATGCAGTTGCATCATCCGGCAGTGGTGGCAGGACTCGCGATCTCGGGCGTCTACGAACTCGGGCCGATCCGCGACACCGGGCTGAACGGCGCGCTCTCCCTCACGGATGCCGAGGTCGCGACCCTCTCGCCCCTGCGCCTGCCGGTGGTGGGAAAGCCCCTGGCCATCGCCTATGGCAGCGCCGAGCGCCCGGCCCTCGTCCACGACGCCCGGGACTTCCACGCCCTGCGCAGCGCCCGGCATGCGCCGGGGCCACTCGTCCCCGTGGCGGGGGCTGAACACTTCTCGATCTTGAACGAACTGCGTCGTCCCGGCGGCGTGCTGGTGCGCGCTGCGATCGATCTCATCGACGGGAGAGAAGCATGA
- a CDS encoding xanthine dehydrogenase family protein molybdopterin-binding subunit has protein sequence MSDANGLSEGVGAALPRKEDDRLMRGRGQYVGDLRLPGLQDVAFVRSPLAHARIRAIHVPEAYRAQVFTAADLTDVQPIRAVSGLTGFKVSEQPVLAKDKVRQVGELLAICLAPTRAEAEDIAAAIVLDLEELPAIHDMLAAREPGSALVHEHWSDNVFLETLVDVNFASALDAPIQVSRTISTGRQCMAPIEGRGTVVHLDHRMDQLVVHTASQMPHIVRNGLSECLGIEQGRLRIVSPDVGGGFGYKAILLAEDVCLAWLALRVGHPVRWLEDRREHLTANANCREHHYRITAYAERDGRLRGIDCEATVDSGAYSAYPFSACLEAAQVASILPGPYDFPAYRCRTWSVATNKCPILPYRGVARTGVCFAMELILDAVAAEAGLEPWVVREKNLVRADQMPFDNITAKHFDSGDYPQALARALKAIDVDAVRARQRTPEPDGRRIGLGLSIYCEQAAHGTSVYSGWGIPMVPGHEQAGARLTPDGGLELRIGAHSHGQGLETTLAQVAHEILGVPVARTRVVHGDTAMTPYSTGSWGSRVMVMAGGAVAAACRELADRALRIGAHLLQADPAVCRFEAGRVVGPSGDVGLAQIAHTWYRRPQDLSLDVDPGGLEVTAGYKPQRDSGTFSYAAHAALVAVDPDLGAVEILDYVIVEDGGTLVNPLVVDGQIYGGLAQGIGTALYEEMRFDSRGQPLASTFADYLLPGPAEVPEPRIDHMATPSPYTQFGVKGIGEGGAIAPPAALANAINDALRPLGVAMLHAPVSQHRIVEAVLEARAGASAHTREAA, from the coding sequence ATGAGCGACGCGAACGGCCTCTCTGAGGGCGTCGGCGCGGCCTTGCCGCGCAAGGAGGACGACCGCCTGATGCGCGGGCGCGGCCAGTATGTCGGCGACCTGCGCCTGCCCGGCCTGCAGGACGTCGCCTTCGTGCGCAGTCCGCTGGCCCATGCCCGCATCCGGGCGATCCACGTGCCCGAGGCCTATCGGGCTCAGGTGTTCACCGCCGCCGACCTGACCGATGTGCAGCCGATCCGGGCGGTCTCGGGGCTCACAGGCTTCAAGGTGTCCGAGCAGCCGGTCCTCGCCAAGGACAAGGTGCGGCAGGTCGGCGAACTCCTGGCGATCTGCCTCGCGCCGACCCGCGCCGAGGCGGAGGACATCGCCGCCGCCATCGTCCTCGATCTCGAGGAACTGCCCGCGATCCACGACATGCTCGCCGCCCGCGAGCCGGGGTCGGCGCTGGTGCACGAGCATTGGAGCGACAACGTCTTCCTGGAGACGCTGGTCGACGTGAACTTCGCCTCGGCGCTCGACGCGCCGATCCAGGTCTCGCGCACCATCTCGACGGGCCGGCAATGCATGGCGCCCATCGAGGGGCGGGGCACGGTGGTGCATCTCGACCACCGCATGGACCAGCTCGTCGTCCACACGGCGAGCCAGATGCCGCACATCGTGCGCAACGGCCTCTCCGAATGTCTCGGGATCGAGCAGGGGCGCCTGCGCATCGTCTCGCCCGACGTCGGCGGCGGCTTCGGCTACAAGGCGATCCTGCTCGCCGAGGATGTCTGCCTCGCCTGGCTGGCGCTGCGCGTCGGCCACCCCGTGCGCTGGCTCGAAGACCGGCGCGAGCACCTCACCGCCAACGCCAATTGCCGCGAGCACCATTACCGCATCACCGCCTATGCGGAGCGGGACGGCCGCCTGCGGGGCATCGATTGCGAGGCCACCGTCGATTCCGGGGCCTACTCGGCCTACCCGTTCTCCGCCTGCCTGGAGGCCGCCCAGGTGGCGAGCATCCTGCCCGGCCCCTACGACTTCCCGGCCTATCGCTGCCGGACCTGGTCGGTGGCCACCAACAAGTGCCCGATCCTGCCCTATCGCGGGGTCGCCCGCACCGGCGTCTGCTTCGCCATGGAACTCATCCTCGACGCCGTGGCGGCCGAGGCCGGCCTCGAGCCCTGGGTGGTGCGCGAGAAGAACCTCGTGCGCGCCGACCAGATGCCCTTCGACAACATCACGGCCAAGCACTTCGACAGCGGCGATTATCCGCAGGCGCTCGCCCGCGCCCTGAAGGCGATCGACGTGGACGCCGTACGGGCGCGCCAGCGGACGCCCGAGCCCGACGGGCGCCGGATCGGTCTCGGGCTCTCGATCTACTGCGAGCAGGCGGCGCACGGCACATCGGTCTATTCCGGCTGGGGCATCCCCATGGTGCCGGGCCACGAGCAGGCCGGCGCCCGCCTCACCCCCGACGGGGGCCTCGAACTCCGGATCGGCGCGCATTCCCACGGCCAGGGCCTGGAGACCACCCTGGCGCAGGTCGCGCACGAGATCCTCGGCGTGCCGGTGGCGCGCACGCGGGTCGTCCACGGCGACACCGCGATGACGCCCTACTCCACCGGCTCCTGGGGCTCGCGCGTCATGGTGATGGCGGGGGGCGCCGTCGCGGCCGCCTGCCGCGAACTCGCCGACCGCGCCCTGCGGATCGGCGCCCACCTGCTCCAGGCCGATCCGGCCGTCTGCCGGTTCGAGGCGGGCCGCGTCGTCGGCCCCTCGGGCGATGTCGGCCTCGCGCAGATCGCCCACACCTGGTACCGGCGCCCGCAGGATCTGAGCCTCGACGTCGATCCCGGCGGCCTCGAAGTCACCGCCGGCTACAAGCCGCAGCGCGATTCCGGCACCTTCTCCTACGCGGCCCATGCGGCCCTCGTCGCGGTGGATCCCGATCTGGGGGCGGTCGAGATCCTCGACTACGTCATCGTGGAGGATGGCGGCACCCTGGTGAACCCGCTGGTGGTGGACGGCCAGATCTACGGCGGCCTCGCGCAGGGGATCGGCACCGCGCTCTACGAGGAGATGCGGTTCGACTCCCGGGGACAGCCGCTGGCCTCCACCTTCGCCGACTACCTCCTGCCGGGCCCCGCCGAGGTGCCCGAGCCGCGCATCGACCACATGGCGACGCCCTCGCCCTACACGCAGTTCGGCGTGAAGGGCATCGGCGAGGGCGGGGCGATCGCGCCGCCGGCGGCCCTGGCCAATGCCATCAACGACGCCCTGCGGCCCCTCGGCGTGGCGATGCTGCATGCGCCGGTGAGCCAGCACCGCATCGTCGAGGCCGTGCTGGAGGCCCGCGCGGGGGCCTCCGCCCACACCCGGGAGGCCGCATGA
- a CDS encoding FAD binding domain-containing protein, producing MKPARFAYERPGDLAGLLARMATAEGSVKLMAGGQSLGPMLNLRLVEPDLVLDITGIPELRRAAIEGDTLVLGALVTHADIEDGRVPDLTGGAMARVAAAIAYRPVRNRGTIGGSLVHADPAADWVTALIALGAEVELASASGRRRLALEAFVTGALDVALAPGEMLVAVRIPALPSGTAWGYVKHCSKIGEFAHAIGAVRIEPGAARARLVIGAIERAPLVVAEARDLFGGRIGPDFAERFDARAAEAFLRDAGMSDPVARHVHVTVLARAVAQAASAPPSRTRTVSEAA from the coding sequence ATGAAACCCGCCCGCTTCGCCTATGAGCGCCCCGGCGATCTCGCCGGCCTGCTCGCCCGGATGGCCACCGCCGAGGGCAGCGTCAAGCTGATGGCCGGGGGCCAGTCCCTCGGCCCGATGCTCAACCTGCGCCTCGTCGAGCCGGACCTCGTCCTCGACATCACGGGCATCCCGGAGTTGCGCCGCGCGGCGATCGAGGGCGACACCCTGGTCCTCGGCGCCCTCGTCACCCACGCGGATATCGAGGACGGGCGCGTGCCCGACCTCACCGGCGGCGCCATGGCGCGGGTGGCGGCGGCCATCGCCTACCGGCCGGTGCGCAATCGCGGCACCATCGGCGGCTCCCTCGTCCATGCGGATCCCGCCGCCGATTGGGTGACCGCGCTGATCGCCCTCGGTGCCGAGGTCGAACTGGCCTCCGCATCCGGCCGGCGTCGCCTCGCGCTCGAGGCCTTCGTCACCGGCGCCCTCGACGTGGCCCTGGCGCCCGGCGAGATGCTGGTCGCCGTGCGGATTCCCGCGCTCCCGTCCGGCACCGCCTGGGGCTACGTCAAGCACTGCTCCAAGATCGGTGAGTTCGCCCACGCCATCGGGGCCGTGCGGATCGAGCCCGGCGCGGCCCGTGCCCGCCTGGTGATCGGCGCCATCGAGCGCGCGCCCCTCGTGGTCGCGGAGGCCCGCGACCTGTTCGGCGGGCGGATCGGCCCAGATTTCGCCGAACGCTTCGATGCCCGGGCGGCCGAGGCCTTCCTGCGCGATGCCGGGATGTCCGACCCGGTGGCGCGCCACGTCCACGTCACCGTCCTGGCGCGGGCCGTCGCACAGGCGGCCTCCGCGCCGCCGTCCCGCACACGAACCGTCAGCGAGGCCGCATGA
- a CDS encoding xanthine dehydrogenase family Fe-S subunit, translating into MSTASATFHDDRLSLDLTVNGRARSLRAEPRTHLADVLRDALDLTGTHLGCEHGVCGACTVLLDGEPARACLTVSGACAGAEVTTIEGLDDDPVAGELRAAFNREHALQCGYCTPGMLIAARDLVLRLPEPDERRIRAGLSGNLCRCTGYVGIVRAVRSVIAERRARGIAPVTGQRGLGPVGARLGAPSGPAAAAARTPLRPVAQADSAPGIADLDADFVPAHRFDQAFTVAHPPDAVFALFGDVEAVAACLPGAVLTGRPSPDAAEGALQVRIGPIAARFRGRARITRDEEALTGRILGAGSDAGGRSATQGEIRYRVGPGEAPGTARIDLAVGYTLKGPLAQFGRPGLVRDLAGRLGADFAANLEARLSGAPALTTAGLNPLRLLLSTLLAPLWRRLSGRGDRRA; encoded by the coding sequence ATGAGCACCGCATCGGCCACGTTCCACGACGACCGCCTCTCCCTCGACCTCACCGTCAACGGGCGGGCCCGGAGCCTGCGGGCGGAGCCGCGCACCCATCTCGCCGACGTCCTGCGCGATGCCCTCGACCTCACCGGAACCCATCTCGGCTGCGAGCACGGGGTCTGCGGCGCCTGTACGGTGCTCCTCGACGGCGAGCCTGCGCGGGCCTGCCTCACCGTCTCGGGGGCCTGCGCGGGCGCCGAGGTGACGACCATCGAGGGCCTCGACGACGATCCGGTCGCCGGGGAATTGCGCGCCGCCTTCAACCGCGAGCACGCCCTGCAGTGCGGCTACTGCACGCCGGGCATGCTCATCGCCGCCCGCGACCTCGTCCTGCGCCTGCCCGAGCCCGACGAGCGCCGTATCCGCGCCGGCCTCTCGGGAAATCTCTGCCGCTGCACCGGCTATGTCGGCATCGTCCGGGCGGTGCGCAGCGTCATCGCCGAGCGCCGCGCCCGTGGCATCGCGCCGGTGACCGGCCAGCGGGGCCTCGGCCCCGTCGGGGCGCGCCTCGGCGCGCCGTCCGGCCCGGCAGCGGCGGCGGCCCGCACGCCCCTTCGGCCCGTGGCGCAGGCCGATTCCGCGCCGGGGATCGCGGATCTCGACGCCGATTTCGTCCCCGCCCACCGCTTCGACCAGGCGTTCACCGTGGCGCACCCGCCCGACGCTGTCTTCGCCCTGTTCGGCGACGTGGAGGCCGTGGCCGCCTGCCTGCCCGGAGCGGTGCTGACGGGCCGGCCGAGCCCGGACGCCGCTGAGGGCGCGCTTCAGGTGCGGATCGGGCCGATCGCCGCCCGGTTCCGTGGTCGCGCCCGCATCACGCGGGACGAAGAGGCCCTGACGGGGCGCATCCTCGGCGCGGGCAGCGATGCCGGCGGCCGTTCCGCCACGCAGGGCGAGATCCGCTACCGGGTCGGACCCGGCGAGGCTCCCGGCACGGCCCGGATCGATCTCGCCGTCGGCTACACCCTGAAAGGACCGCTGGCGCAGTTCGGGCGGCCGGGGCTCGTACGCGACCTCGCCGGGCGCCTCGGGGCCGATTTCGCCGCGAACCTCGAAGCTCGGCTCTCCGGCGCGCCGGCCCTGACGACGGCCGGTCTGAACCCGCTGCGGCTCCTCCTCTCGACCCTCCTGGCCCCGCTCTGGCGGCGCCTCTCCGGACGCGGGGACCGGCGCGCCTGA
- a CDS encoding ABC transporter substrate-binding protein — MTRSLTRLPALTLAFGLSAGIAQAQAIRIGVNEPLTGPFAASGTYVVNGARIAADEINAKGGVLGKKLELVVEDNKSNPTEAAAVAEKLITSDKTPVLMGAWGSSLTLAVMPKLADYETAMLVETSSSGKITTSGNPYVFRISPPSALEAEAFAPMVEKLGLKKVDFLAINNDWGRGAAADFTKMLKGKGVTVGLVETMDQGAQDMSAQLSKLKGSDADTIMITAAVDQLTLLFKQMAALGLKKRIITTGGSQNPDQIIAQAGAAAEGTMHLTTFLPWYPEKTPNPAATAYFIGEWKKRGFEFAGVTESFRGYDGIRAIAAAIEKGGAADAASIRKGFWSVDFTGLNGPIRFAKAGPAGSESGQSKPDVYLVKIDGGKVVVPTL; from the coding sequence ATGACGCGCAGCCTCACGAGACTTCCCGCCCTCACGCTCGCGTTCGGTCTGTCGGCGGGGATCGCCCAGGCGCAGGCCATCCGGATCGGCGTCAACGAGCCCCTGACCGGTCCGTTCGCGGCCTCCGGCACCTACGTGGTCAACGGGGCCCGCATCGCCGCCGACGAGATCAACGCCAAGGGCGGGGTCCTCGGGAAGAAGCTCGAACTCGTCGTCGAGGACAACAAGAGCAACCCGACCGAGGCTGCGGCGGTGGCCGAGAAGCTCATCACCAGCGACAAGACCCCGGTGCTGATGGGCGCCTGGGGATCGAGCCTCACGCTCGCGGTGATGCCCAAGCTCGCCGATTACGAGACCGCGATGCTGGTGGAGACCTCGTCGTCGGGCAAGATTACCACCTCGGGCAATCCTTACGTCTTCCGCATCTCGCCGCCCTCGGCCCTGGAGGCGGAGGCGTTCGCCCCGATGGTGGAGAAGCTCGGCCTGAAGAAGGTCGACTTCCTGGCCATCAACAACGACTGGGGCCGGGGCGCGGCGGCCGATTTCACCAAGATGCTCAAGGGCAAGGGCGTCACGGTCGGCCTCGTCGAGACCATGGACCAGGGCGCCCAGGACATGAGCGCCCAGCTCTCCAAGCTGAAGGGCTCCGATGCCGACACCATCATGATCACGGCCGCCGTCGACCAGCTCACCCTCCTGTTCAAGCAGATGGCGGCGCTCGGCCTGAAGAAGCGGATCATCACCACCGGCGGCTCCCAGAACCCCGACCAGATCATCGCCCAGGCGGGCGCCGCCGCCGAGGGAACGATGCATCTCACCACCTTCCTGCCCTGGTACCCCGAGAAGACCCCGAACCCGGCCGCCACCGCCTATTTCATCGGCGAGTGGAAGAAGCGCGGCTTCGAGTTCGCCGGCGTCACCGAGAGCTTCCGGGGCTACGACGGCATCCGCGCCATCGCGGCGGCCATCGAGAAGGGGGGTGCCGCCGATGCGGCCTCGATCCGGAAGGGCTTCTGGTCGGTGGATTTCACCGGCCTGAACGGGCCGATCCGCTTCGCCAAGGCCGGGCCGGCCGGCTCCGAGAGCGGGCAGAGCAAGCCCGACGTCTACCTCGTGAAGATCGACGGCGGGAAGGTCGTGGTGCCGACGCTCTAG
- a CDS encoding branched-chain amino acid ABC transporter permease, whose amino-acid sequence MTEFLQHLINTLILGGTYALLGIGLTLIFGIMNVVNFTHGALYTVGAYVMYLAVTALGLGFFAALPTAILGGLLLGAILDLALLRPLRGADMDTTMLVMIGAGIVLQSGTLWLFGGVAKSIPTPFPEAPLQLGPVSVSWLRLFVLGAALALIGLTYWLINRTRLGLAMRATFQDHDTASLMGVNVRLIYTATFALGSSLAAAAGALLGPVYVVFPQMGGMAELKAFAIVILGGLGNITGAAIGGFILALAEELGAGYISSGYRDAMGFLIIIAVLVFKPTGLFAKAERIG is encoded by the coding sequence ATGACCGAATTCCTGCAGCATCTCATCAACACCCTGATCCTCGGGGGCACCTATGCCCTCCTGGGCATCGGGCTGACCCTGATCTTCGGGATCATGAACGTGGTGAACTTCACCCACGGCGCGCTCTACACGGTGGGCGCCTACGTCATGTACCTCGCGGTCACCGCCCTCGGGCTCGGCTTCTTCGCCGCCCTGCCCACCGCGATCCTGGGCGGCCTCCTGCTCGGGGCGATCCTCGACCTCGCGCTGCTGCGCCCGTTGCGCGGCGCGGACATGGACACGACCATGCTGGTGATGATCGGGGCCGGCATCGTCCTGCAATCGGGCACGCTTTGGCTGTTCGGCGGCGTGGCGAAATCGATCCCGACGCCGTTCCCGGAGGCGCCACTCCAGCTCGGCCCCGTCTCGGTCTCGTGGCTGCGGCTGTTCGTGCTGGGGGCCGCGCTCGCGCTGATCGGGCTGACCTACTGGCTGATCAACCGCACGCGCCTCGGGCTCGCCATGCGGGCCACCTTCCAGGACCACGACACCGCCTCCCTGATGGGCGTGAACGTGCGCCTGATCTACACCGCGACCTTCGCCCTCGGCTCCAGCCTCGCGGCGGCGGCCGGCGCGCTGCTCGGCCCGGTCTACGTCGTGTTCCCGCAGATGGGCGGCATGGCCGAGCTGAAAGCCTTCGCCATCGTCATCCTGGGCGGGCTCGGCAACATCACCGGGGCGGCCATCGGCGGCTTCATCCTCGCGCTCGCCGAGGAACTCGGGGCCGGCTACATCTCCTCGGGCTACCGGGACGCCATGGGCTTCCTGATCATCATCGCGGTGCTGGTCTTCAAGCCGACGGGCCTCTTCGCCAAGGCGGAGCGCATCGGATGA